In the Helicobacter typhlonius genome, one interval contains:
- the cas1 gene encoding type II CRISPR-associated endonuclease Cas1: MFDSAFRTLFLSTPARLSLEDRHLCITQKNKESVKIPLVDILCVMLESHQITLTNALLNAFALHKIVVFTCDESHLPSGLFMPFLGHFRSFSVLQSQINLSKQRKAILWQQIIKAKIHNQALLLKMQNKKEYKELESLAKSVNLGDSNNNEAKAAAIYFKALFGKNFSRKVQIFEDSKMGTINAALNYAYALTRGIIARSLCVSGLNPALGINHKNQFNAFNLADDLIEPYRIFADSVVVQMVEVGELEESLSLQNRARLVDILQSAVIVENKLYPLTRAGVVSVQSVVKCLERENFKLKLPLFCEEKSNGRKIYESASDV, translated from the coding sequence ATGTTTGATTCAGCCTTTCGCACCTTATTTTTAAGCACACCCGCGCGATTAAGCCTAGAGGATAGGCATCTTTGCATAACCCAAAAAAACAAAGAAAGTGTAAAGATTCCACTTGTAGATATTTTGTGCGTGATGCTAGAATCTCATCAAATCACATTGACAAATGCACTGCTTAATGCATTTGCTCTGCATAAAATCGTTGTTTTTACCTGCGATGAATCCCACCTACCAAGTGGGCTATTTATGCCATTTTTAGGGCATTTTAGAAGTTTTAGCGTGTTGCAATCCCAAATTAACTTAAGCAAACAAAGAAAGGCGATTTTGTGGCAGCAAATCATCAAGGCAAAAATTCACAACCAAGCCCTTTTACTAAAAATGCAAAACAAAAAAGAATATAAGGAGTTAGAATCTTTAGCAAAAAGTGTGAATTTAGGGGATTCAAACAATAATGAAGCCAAAGCAGCGGCAATTTATTTCAAAGCTCTTTTTGGCAAAAACTTCTCCCGCAAGGTGCAAATTTTTGAAGATAGCAAAATGGGAACGATAAATGCTGCACTCAATTATGCTTATGCACTGACGAGAGGGATTATCGCAAGAAGCCTTTGCGTAAGCGGACTAAATCCTGCACTTGGGATAAATCATAAAAATCAGTTTAATGCCTTTAACTTAGCAGATGATTTGATAGAACCTTATAGAATCTTTGCAGATTCTGTTGTTGTGCAGATGGTTGAAGTTGGAGAATTAGAGGAGAGCTTAAGTTTGCAAAATCGTGCGAGGCTCGTAGATATTTTGCAGAGTGCGGTTATCGTAGAAAATAAGCTTTATCCACTTACTCGTGCAGGTGTTGTGAGTGTGCAAAGTGTAGTGAAATGCCTTGAGAGAGAAAATTTCAAGCTTAAACTTCCGCTATTTTGCGAGGAAAAAAGTAATGGAAGAAAAATTTATGAGAGTGCTAGTGATGTTTGA
- the cas2 gene encoding CRISPR-associated endonuclease Cas2, with translation MEEKFMRVLVMFDMPTCSKKERKDYARFRKSLIKDGFMMLQYSVYMRICKGVASANNYLDKVSLIVPPKGHIRALILTEKQFDNMRLLLGKRSENEKANAPRQLTLF, from the coding sequence ATGGAAGAAAAATTTATGAGAGTGCTAGTGATGTTTGATATGCCAACTTGCAGCAAAAAAGAGCGTAAAGATTATGCCAGATTCCGTAAGAGTCTTATCAAAGATGGATTTATGATGTTGCAATATAGCGTATATATGAGAATCTGCAAAGGTGTAGCAAGTGCCAATAATTATTTAGATAAGGTGAGTTTGATTGTGCCTCCCAAAGGGCATATTAGGGCACTAATTCTTACCGAAAAGCAATTTGATAATATGCGATTATTGCTTGGCAAAAGAAGTGAGAATGAAAAAGCAAACGCACCAAGACAGCTTACGCTTTTTTAG
- a CDS encoding MFS transporter, which yields MNFFIADVRDGLGPYLGVFLKQHNFMESQIGLISTIASLCALLFAIPLGIFIDKTSHKKALIAFCILAIVFATLANYFYPHFGFTLLAQMSVALCGVCLAPAFAALTLGIVGLSDYSRQVSLNEAYKHAGTAFSALLSLGFAFYYGIGAIFVITALMGVFSLLFLSLIRSSSINHKVARGQEDDTSISLWEALSDKSVLILGAAMFCFHLSNAYMLPLLSQRAHTLGIDSSGAYAAATILIAQSTMIAVSLVCMKILTRPHSLAVAPRFSQVYFILMALCFVALIVRGGIAAHFENLIGMVATQILDGIGAGITGVILPVLVAIMLRGSGHINAALACVMTLGSIGAALSGSLGGFIAQYYGYFYAYIALSCVAFAGLLLWIVSFKILETQRRWG from the coding sequence CTGAATTTCTTTATCGCCGATGTGCGAGATGGTTTAGGTCCCTATTTGGGTGTGTTTTTGAAACAACACAACTTTATGGAATCCCAAATCGGGCTTATCTCCACAATTGCCTCCCTTTGTGCATTACTTTTTGCAATCCCCTTAGGGATTTTCATAGACAAGACATCGCACAAAAAAGCCCTGATAGCCTTTTGTATCCTCGCCATAGTCTTTGCGACTTTGGCAAATTACTTCTACCCACATTTTGGCTTTACGCTTTTAGCCCAAATGAGTGTAGCTCTGTGCGGAGTGTGCCTTGCTCCCGCATTTGCAGCCCTCACACTTGGAATCGTGGGACTATCTGATTATAGCAGACAAGTGAGCCTCAATGAAGCCTATAAACACGCAGGAACAGCCTTTAGCGCATTGCTTAGTCTTGGATTCGCATTTTATTATGGAATCGGTGCGATTTTTGTGATTACCGCGCTTATGGGCGTATTCTCACTTTTGTTTCTTAGCCTTATACGCAGTAGTAGCATTAATCATAAAGTCGCAAGGGGGCAAGAGGACGACACGAGTATATCTCTATGGGAAGCCTTAAGCGATAAATCCGTGCTTATCTTGGGTGCGGCGATGTTTTGCTTTCATTTGAGTAATGCGTATATGCTCCCCTTGCTTAGTCAAAGGGCGCACACGCTTGGCATTGATTCTAGCGGGGCATATGCAGCTGCGACAATCCTTATTGCTCAAAGCACAATGATTGCGGTTTCGCTCGTGTGTATGAAGATTCTCACGCGTCCTCATTCTCTTGCAGTTGCTCCCCGCTTTTCTCAAGTTTATTTTATCCTAATGGCTCTTTGCTTTGTTGCTCTTATTGTGCGCGGGGGCATAGCAGCGCATTTTGAAAATCTTATCGGAATGGTCGCTACACAGATTCTTGATGGCATTGGAGCCGGGATTACAGGCGTGATTTTACCTGTTTTAGTAGCGATAATGTTGCGCGGAAGCGGACATATCAATGCTGCCCTTGCCTGTGTGATGACTCTTGGCAGCATAGGCGCAGCACTAAGCGGGAGTTTGGGAGGATTTATAGCGCAATATTATGGATATTTTTATGCGTATATCGCCCTCTCTTGTGTTGCCTTTGCGGGATTGCTGCTTTGGATTGTCTCTTTTAAAATCTTAGAGACACAAAGGCGGTGGGGTTAG
- a CDS encoding aldo/keto reductase, translating into MQTLTLNNGVKMPILGLGTYSLTGKAGQKAMSEAIEVGYRLFDSAQMYNNEAELGAAINAAVKGGIKREEFFIQTKLLESSSEDLAKKSIEKSLKTLGLDYIDSLLIHMPYSQSKAMYRAMESFYKQGILKSIGISNFGAKAYSEFVKSCEVIPAINQCETHLLLQQKPLRGAMKSKKTLLQSWSPFIAGKGSILENPTLKNIAQKYNKTPAQVVLRFLIEQGISVIPKTSKRARMQENLNVFDFSLSAQDMRILKELDTNKSAFSWTNY; encoded by the coding sequence ATGCAAACTCTCACCCTCAATAATGGCGTTAAAATGCCCATTCTTGGGCTTGGCACTTATTCGCTTACGGGTAAAGCAGGGCAAAAGGCGATGAGCGAAGCCATAGAGGTGGGTTATCGGCTCTTTGATAGCGCACAGATGTATAATAATGAAGCCGAGCTTGGAGCAGCGATAAATGCGGCAGTAAAAGGCGGAATCAAACGTGAGGAGTTTTTTATCCAAACTAAGCTTTTAGAATCAAGTAGCGAGGATTTAGCAAAAAAATCCATTGAAAAATCCTTAAAAACTTTAGGGCTTGATTATATTGATTCTTTGCTTATCCATATGCCATACTCTCAATCTAAGGCGATGTATAGAGCAATGGAGAGCTTTTATAAGCAAGGTATTTTAAAGAGCATAGGTATTTCAAACTTTGGTGCGAAGGCGTATAGTGAGTTTGTGAAATCTTGTGAGGTGATTCCTGCGATTAATCAGTGCGAGACACATTTACTCCTCCAACAAAAGCCCTTAAGAGGGGCGATGAAGAGCAAAAAAACTTTGTTGCAAAGCTGGAGTCCTTTTATCGCGGGGAAAGGTTCAATTTTAGAAAATCCCACACTGAAAAACATAGCACAAAAATACAACAAAACACCCGCGCAGGTGGTTTTACGATTTTTGATTGAACAAGGAATCTCTGTCATACCAAAAACTTCTAAAAGAGCAAGAATGCAAGAAAATCTTAATGTCTTTGATTTTTCTTTAAGTGCGCAGGATATGCGGATTCTTAAAGAGCTTGATACGAATAAAAGTGCATTTTCTTGGACGAATTATTAG
- a CDS encoding DMT family transporter has product MSWVYLIMAGCMEIIGVITMKKYSLSGRKIFLLGLLVQFMLSFALLSMAMQGIAMATAYAIWTGIGAAGGVLVGVVFFKESKNAKKLFFIALIIISVVGLRALS; this is encoded by the coding sequence ATGAGCTGGGTGTATCTCATAATGGCTGGTTGTATGGAAATCATAGGCGTAATTACGATGAAAAAATACTCCCTAAGTGGGCGAAAAATCTTTTTGCTTGGGCTTTTGGTGCAGTTTATGCTAAGCTTTGCTCTGCTATCAATGGCTATGCAGGGCATTGCAATGGCGACAGCCTATGCGATATGGACAGGCATCGGCGCAGCTGGAGGCGTGCTTGTGGGCGTGGTGTTTTTTAAAGAAAGCAAAAATGCAAAAAAACTCTTTTTCATCGCACTTATTATTATCTCTGTCGTGGGATTAAGGGCACTATCATAA
- a CDS encoding DMT family transporter: protein MKNIKLTHNLAWGLVLFGGIVECFWASGLKYSDNLFFYTLTGIGILISSVSMILAIKVLEIGIAYSVFVGIGTAGITLAEILIFGEPFSLLKILFIATLLLGVVGLKLSADKTEETQGEKLAETLSHDLGIDEIVQDSIKEAK from the coding sequence ATGAAAAATATCAAACTTACCCACAATCTCGCGTGGGGATTGGTGCTTTTTGGTGGCATTGTAGAATGCTTTTGGGCGAGTGGGTTAAAATATTCCGATAATCTCTTTTTTTACACACTCACAGGAATCGGGATTCTCATATCCTCTGTAAGTATGATTCTAGCGATAAAAGTCTTAGAGATTGGTATTGCTTATAGCGTGTTTGTGGGCATTGGCACAGCGGGCATTACACTTGCTGAAATCCTTATCTTTGGTGAGCCTTTCTCACTTCTTAAAATCCTCTTTATCGCGACCTTACTTCTTGGCGTGGTGGGGCTAAAGCTTTCAGCAGATAAGACAGAGGAAACTCAAGGCGAAAAACTCGCAGAAACGCTCTCACACGATTTGGGAATTGATGAAATCGTGCAAGATTCTATCAAGGAGGCAAAATGA
- a CDS encoding DinB family protein yields MKKTLLLQAQYNQLANTNMFATFKKCPKEVLYKDCGLYYGSVMQTAEHILCGDIGIVLGAFGAFAPKKLEGVEEIFASVTSKQRLQSAIYEDISAFEALRSKVDSKIIALIESIEDFESIATLSFPGVEFKKSRGFFILALLNHATHHRGQIAAALDILKIENDFNGMLG; encoded by the coding sequence ATGAAAAAGACTTTGTTGCTTCAGGCGCAATACAATCAGCTTGCAAATACAAATATGTTTGCGACTTTTAAGAAATGCCCAAAGGAAGTGTTGTATAAGGATTGTGGGTTGTATTATGGCAGTGTGATGCAAACAGCGGAGCATATCCTCTGTGGTGATATTGGCATTGTTTTGGGGGCTTTTGGTGCGTTTGCGCCCAAAAAGCTGGAGGGCGTAGAGGAGATTTTCGCCTCTGTAACATCTAAACAGAGATTGCAAAGTGCAATTTATGAGGACATATCGGCATTTGAGGCATTGCGAAGCAAGGTAGATAGCAAAATCATCGCGTTGATAGAATCCATTGAGGATTTTGAAAGCATTGCCACACTTAGCTTTCCGGGTGTAGAGTTTAAAAAATCTCGTGGATTTTTTATCCTCGCACTTTTAAACCACGCTACACATCATCGCGGACAAATTGCCGCCGCACTAGATATACTCAAAATTGAAAATGACTTTAATGGAATGTTAGGGTAG
- a CDS encoding HAD family hydrolase has protein sequence MLNVIFDMDGTLIDSEDCICAAINEIRADKNLPPLEYDYIKRVTHTPGLGCAKIFYHIDDFPHPSYKMGFEDYFSRHYEQDARLFENVEWLLNECKKNGYFLAIASNAPQESLCPILKRHNILHFFDEVLGAQQNLESKPSAMMIERILQRAPVRKSAFVGNGTKDRGAAQNAKIPYFHAKWGIEKDNLKEDEFNNAKDLFAQLQELAMA, from the coding sequence ATGCTCAATGTCATTTTTGATATGGACGGCACACTCATTGATAGCGAAGATTGTATTTGTGCGGCGATTAATGAAATACGCGCAGATAAGAATCTGCCACCGCTAGAGTATGACTATATCAAACGCGTAACGCACACACCGGGTTTGGGTTGTGCAAAAATCTTTTATCATATCGATGATTTCCCCCACCCAAGCTATAAAATGGGGTTTGAGGATTATTTTAGCAGACATTACGAACAAGATGCGCGGCTCTTTGAGAATGTAGAGTGGCTTTTGAATGAATGTAAGAAAAATGGCTATTTTTTAGCTATTGCCTCAAATGCCCCACAAGAAAGTCTTTGTCCTATTTTAAAGCGACATAATATTTTGCATTTTTTTGACGAAGTGCTAGGCGCACAACAAAATTTAGAATCCAAGCCAAGTGCAATGATGATAGAGAGAATCTTGCAACGCGCCCCTGTGCGTAAAAGTGCGTTTGTAGGTAATGGCACAAAAGATAGAGGTGCGGCACAAAATGCGAAGATTCCATATTTTCACGCAAAATGGGGCATAGAAAAAGATAATCTTAAGGAAGATGAATTTAACAATGCTAAAGATTTGTTTGCACAATTGCAAGAATTAGCAATGGCATAA